Part of the Nicotiana tabacum cultivar K326 chromosome 20, ASM71507v2, whole genome shotgun sequence genome, GAGAAAAGTACTACAAGTAATACAcaaatattataaattatttttttttaaaattattattattagtagtaTAGTAAAAGAATAAACAGTGTGGAAAAGAATAATGTTGGCTAGTTGGTGCGTCTCTGTCATCCACccttgacttgggctcttcttttTTATTTACACATGCACTGACACATAAGATAAAAAGTGTTTGTACTTtgcgcacacacacacactgttTTTGCTGTAAATGGAATGGAATTAACACATTCTTTTTTTGGTAACTCCATTTACAGCTTCTTTGGATGGTTGTAACAACGGCTGTTTGAATCGAATCggaaaatcgcaccaaaccggaaaaccaaatcaaatcgattaaaaaatccgatttggtttggtttgacttgatttggtattgagtaaaaaactcgaaccaaaccgacatataaatatatatcgaatcggaaaatcgcaccaaaccggaaaaccaaaccaaatcgattaaaaaatccgattaggtttggtttgacttgatttggtattgagtaaaaaactcgaaccaaaccgacatataaatatatagattttatttatattttaaagacTTTATAGtaatttttctttagaaaatatagaaatatttggaatcctctcatgtattaaccttgaaagcgtaaattaacgaaaaattattgttagacgactaagaaaataactatcatgtgttattaaaaaaattctctcattagaatattttaatagatcatatgtttgtcaattttttctatatttactaaacatatattcacttatcaaaactttatctataattttaaaaaagtaagattgaaataatatacatgtaacaaaaaaaaccgaaaacccgacaaaactgaaccaatccaaaccgatataattggtttggtttggttttgataaaaatcgaatcaacccggtccatgtacacccctagttgTTACACATCGTTTCATAATATTATTATAACATACTGTATCGTGTGatgaatataatgtttggatgGATTGTATcatttgttgttgtttcatgatatcacacagtagcaatatgaagaataaacttacaatattataaagaaaaattataatatggggtaaattgataatataaaaaggtagggtaaatgataaaataaaattatttaataataaggaagggtgagatgagagaaaaagacaagataaCGATGCAacctcaccaaatcaatcgttacataaagtgacataTTTCGTCAttacgtaacgacggatttaacgatacgatataataaaatttaagtaacaaccaaaacaaacatcgtatttaaagtaacaatttGATACAATACAATAAGTAACAACcgtccaaacaagctgttaggcTTAGGCCTTTCCGTTTTCtttaatataattatatttgaCAAACCATGTATTAATAGAAATTAAATAACTTTATTTTTGGTTACATTTTTTGTCGAATTTTACCCTTGTTAGGAaaatatcttcttcttttttcttgacCTCAAACGGAGCTCAAACTTGTAAGTAACTTTAGACCAAAGTTAAAGATTGACGGATAAAATAAGGACCTTTTTTCGTGTAATTTGAACATATTAAGTTCACTCATTTTAAATTGAAGCTCAAGGACAAATACAACATAATTTTCTCACATCAAGGatataaataaattattgaaatttggtCTTTACACGTTAATTATAGTGCACGAAATACATGTGTTATGTGtattttgtcacaaaaataattttggaaaaataacaTTGTATAGCTCATgtaaaataatagtcgaaaaaatatataaaattttatattttatatatatatatatatatattctgtaagttatatacaaaaaatatacaaattttatatactttttggcTATCGTACTTTTTGCGTTATTTCAGTAATACATAGGCGTTTGTTTGTGGAAAACTTAAGAATAATTGTATTATTTCAGTTTTTGCCTCGCAAAAAACAAATTCTCATTTTAGACTCTTTAATTTCCGTGACAAAAATAATTGTTTTGCGTTATTTCAGTTCCGGACTCTACAAAGGGGGCATTTCTACAAAATTTCCAACAATTAAACACCTCTTTTGGAAACTCGCGAGTTACGTAATTATTCCTTATGCGCAAATATAGAAAGTTGTAATTATGTAAATATctaaattggaaaatttaaacTCTCTCAAAGGcttaaaaatagtaaaaacataAAAATAGTACTAAAAGATTCGAATATGCACAAAAGAATTCTTGTCCCTATTGTCAAATCTATAAATAGCTTCAATAATCGAAATGTTTAATCatccaaaaaaaaacaagaaattaaGTTTCTCACTTAAAAAACCCTTAAGAAAATTCAGCTTTGAAGGAATTAAATCAGAATAGAATTTTCCTTCCATTACAGCAAAGAAATAAAggtaaatattttcttattataCATGCAATGAATTAGCCTTCAAATGCAATTTGATTAAATCTTGATAAATCTTCCTTACATTTCTACAAGGGACTGATTATCAGTGACGGAATTAGAaattttaataaaagaatttCGACAAATGAAACAATTATTAAACCTGGAATTCAAATTCAGTAACCGAGTAAGATGTTTGAATAAATTTTACCGATATTCTAAAAACTTTTTCATAGTATAATTTTTTCGATAAAGTAAATTCACTTAAATCCCTTTTGAATCATATATGAAATGATATTTTTGCATCATTCTTCAATGAACTTCTGCAATTATAATTCCTATCCTCCTTTTGACATaaaaatttttagatttttttcttGACTTTCTTATAtcacaaataatcaaaaaataCTAATAAATTGACTatgcatttttttctttttctaaatttctttttatattattatatttcagGAAGGAAATTCAAGAAAAGAGACAAGAACCCAGAAAAAGAACGATAAAAATTTATCTGCACCGAACATTTACATCATGAAAACCGTCACCGTTACAATATTCATATTTTTTTGCATCAATATTTTCTCAAATATTGAAGCCACAAGTAGACTTCCAAATGAAAAATTGGTGGTGGTAAAAAACAACCACACAAATTACCTTACCATTCGATGTTTTTCTTTTGATGACAGTTTTCCATTAAATCATTTGATGTCAAATCAAGAATTCAGTTTCAAAGtaaatattagaagagtttttcctACTGCTACAATGTTCAATTGCTCCACAAATATGGGAACTTTTGTGGCATTTCGATCAGATTATCAATGTGTTACAGATCCAGAACCTTGTCAATGGATGTTTGATGAGAATTTTACATATCTATACAGTTCAAAGGATAAAGAATAGGTACTTAACGAGTATAATCCGAATTACGAGTCTCTTAAACGAGGAGGAGTCATGAAAGGGTATTATGTTAACTAATCGTATACAGAAAATGGCCGATCTGAAGCACCGGCAAATCTAAGACGGATTCTGTCGAAAAACAAAGGAGATACAAGATATTAACACGATTCATCATGTGACGACCTACATCAACGGGTGAAGACAAACAATCCAGTATTAGAATGCCACGTGGTAAAATATCTTAACTGAAAGTTGGTTAAGAGTTCAAGTACCAGGTGTATTAGTTATGTATTTTAAGGTAggtataattatttaaatttagtGTCAGAATTACTTAAGAGTTTAGACAAATAGGTGAAATTAGGGAGGAAATGATATTTTATATCCGCTTACAATTTGAATAGAATAAAATGACTTTACAAGAATTTTCTATGTTTTATTTACAAATGCAATTCTATATTAATACAAATGAGCACCAAATTcccttcccccctcccccccaaaaaaaaagaaaaaaaaaggcccTTGGTCCCGAAATTTTTTTTCTCAATATCCTATACTTTTTCTGTTTTAATTTACGTTATATTATTTACTTATTAATCCGCTCTAAAAAGattgacatatttttataattttaacttCTTTACCATTAACAAAAAGCTACTATGATGCCCAAAATCATAAAATCCTAAgttcttattattttaaattttgtattaatTTAAATTATGTCACATAAATTAAGATGGAGGGACTATTATTTACGTTAAAATATCATGGTATAGCCAGTTTTTACACtggtcaatgaaaaatagccactattttgctgcaatagggaccggtccagtataatatacgggAGTTCTGGTGCATTTGTgtacgaactccagcatattatgctggaccggtacaCTTTGCTAACTCCTGTAAAATTTGCGGGAGACTGGAGCAccagtgctccaaactccagtatattatactggacaattatacttgctggaattCCAGTAAAATTTGCGGGAGTTCCAGCATAATTATGCTTGAACTCCCGTAAAATTTGCGGGAATTCCAGCATAGTTATCCTGGAACTCCCGTAAgcatacttatgttggaactcccgTAAAATTTACGGGtgtatttttccggattttgaacagtattttcgctcagatttaaagtggctaaatttcgataacTTTTGAAACTTGGCTATTTTTCAACGACCAGTGATAAATCTcgctatttttaaatttatcgCACTATTTACTTGTCACTATTAAAAGGGCAGTTTAGGCCCAGGCACAAATGACAATAGACAAAAAAATGACAACCAATTCCTTTTCTTTATCTTCCTCATCTTCTCTCTTTTCCTCAGCTCTACTTCCTCCCGCCGGCGGTAACCTTCGCCGTCTCTTCCACTTCCGGCAGCCACTCACTATCACCGCCGCCGGCGCCACTTCTTTTTCAGTGGCATTTCCAAAGAAAAAGCACTGGAAACAAGGTGAATATCCTGGTTTTACTGAACAAACTGGGTCCCATAACAAGAAAAGAACACCTATTAAGAATATTAAGAAaaaattggacagaaaaaataATGCTACAGCTTGGGTTAATACTGTTACTGAAGCTCTCTCTGATCATATTGATAAAAAACAATGGCTTCAAGCGCTTCAGGTTAGTTCTTGCTACTATCCCTTtcatttcttgattttacttttTTCTATATCCTTGTTAAATTTTGTGTAtatcttccccccccccccccccccgcaaaaaaaaaaaaaccttttttctCTTAAACCCCTGCATATCCTCTACCCCCTCATTTTTTTAAGCAATTGATTGTGTATATTTGATTTTTGAAGACATGTTACTAGTCAATTTATCGTAAAGatacttttttttattcttttaattgAGAAATAAAGTAAGCTAAAACCAGTTTATAGGTGCAATATTACATGATTATTGATGCTAAAATGGAACAATGGCTATGAAAGTTCCGGCCCTGGTTTATAGATTTGTGAGATTGGGCATCTCTGAGCGGAGTGGAGTTCTTGCTTGTGTGGTTGCGGGGTtgtctttgtttgagcgcatcagagccCGTTAGTGGAGTTGGTCCAAAAGCTGAAGTGGCCCAATTTCAGTAACGACCAGCATTTTCCGCACACTCAATTAATGACCAACTACAGCCATCGGACAAACTAGTCAAACCACCACTACTCACGGCGGGTGGCACCCAATTGTGGGCTGATGGCCAGTCTCATCGTGTAGACCTGAATTAAGAAGGTCGGAAGTTTTCTTAAAAGACCTATAATATCTTCAAAACATAATGCATTTGATCTTGTTATCCTCTCCATTGCTTAATGCAGTTACCTAGCTTCATTCtttctaaatacctacctctcactcctatattattattattattattattattattattattattattattattattattattattattattattatttttattattattattattattattattattattattattattattattattattattattattattctcctAATTTTAGCAAATATCCAGTTTTCTCATTACCTTCTGCATCCACCTTGGCGAAATTCAGAACCATTTTCTGTGTGGAACATTAATGGatatcttatttttcttttatctaatAACTTATCCGTGAATAATGAGATGCTTTCCAGCCTATATACTTTCCAAAACTGGAGTAATCGCTTCATTTAGGACCACCCTGAGTACCTTAAGCTCTTTGTTTGGAGAATTTTCACTATCAAATAAATTAAACCAGGAAAGTATCACTTTTCTGAGTTTTCAAAGTATTTACCTTGCATTTTTTGCACACATGAGTTCTCCTCGCACCCCGTATCCGCGAAAAGCGCAGAGGTAAATGGAAGGGTacctgttttctttttcttttcgagGTAAATTTATTGCACCTCATtgatttttaggcttgaattccaACATCTCTTGCATTGTAACTCTTTGGTACTTCTATTGCTGGTGTTTTGCCAATTGGATGTTTCAATATAGTTGCTTTTTTGCGTCTAGGTATTTAAAATGTTAAAGGAACAACCCTTTTATCAATTGAAAGAAAGTACGTACATGaagcttcttgttcttcttgggaAATGCGGGCAGCCAGGGCAAGCACAGCAACTTTTTGACAcaatgattgaagagggattggAACCCACTACAGAATTCTATACAGCCTTGGTTGGTGCTTACTGTAGAAGCAACATAATTGACAAGGCATTTACTATTCTTCACCGGATGATCGAGCTCCCTCATTGTCAGCCAGATGTTTATACATACAGTATATTAATTAAGGCATGTGTGGATGCATCCCGATTTGATCTGGTTGAGTCTCTTTATGAACAAATGGCTGAACGTTCCGTAGTTCCTAACACTGTCACTCAAAATATAGTCTTGAGTGGTTACGGGAGGGCAGGGAAATATGAAGAAATGGAGAAAGTGCTTTCAGGAATGCTTGAGAGCATGAGCAGCAGACCTGATATATGGACAATGAACACTATTCTGAGCTTATTTGGCAACAAGGGGCAGATTGAAATGATGGAAAAATGGTATGAAAAATTTCGTAGTTTTGGTATTGATCCAGAGACGCGAACATTTAATATCCTTATTGGTGCTTATGGGAAGAAAAGGATGTATGATAAGATGTCATCGGTGATGGAGTACATGCGTAAACTCTCATTTCCATGGACAACATCAACTTACAACAATGTCATCGAGGCGTTTTCAGATATAGGTGATGCAAAGCATATGGAGTACACATTTGATCAAATGCGTACTGAAGGCGTGAGAGCTGACACCAAGACATTTTGCTGTCTCATTAGAGGATATGCAAATGCAGACCTTTTTCCTAAGGTGATCAACACTGTCCAATTAGCAGGGAAGTTGGAGATCCCTGAAAACACTTCTTTTTTCAATTCTGTTATTTATGCTTGTGCAAAGGCAGAGGACTTAGTGGAGATGGAGAGAGTTTTCAAGCGAATGAAAGATAAGCAGTGCCGACCAGATGACACAACTTACTCTGTTATGGTTGATGCATATAGGAAGGAAGGTATGACAGACAAAATCTATGATTTGGAGCAAGAAAAGCAGATGATGTCTGCCTCAAAGTTCAATGACAGTGTTAGTGGTGACGAGAAGCAAGAGTTAATGCCTACTTGAAAACTGAATATGCAATTTAATTTGACAATGCATTAGAGCGCCAAAGCTACATCATTAGTGGTTTTCTACTGAGCTGTAGAGTGATAAAATTACTCAGCTGTCGCCTTGTCAGTTAGTTTACGAAGAGTTGGAACCTAAGCCATGAATGGAAAACTGTTACCGTATCAGCGTAACCTCAATATAGTGTCATGTGGTATTTGCCATGTTTGTTCTCTGACTTAGTATCAGTAGTCTTGTTTTCCAAGCTAGCTCTTTATTATGTCAAGAATGCTGCATTTGAAGCTCCAAGCTGGTTGTGCTGTTCTGTACTTTTTGGTTGTTGCTTTTTATCGTTCAAATACCAATTCAGCATTTTCCTATTTTTGTTATATGAAGGATTATCGGAAACAGCCTTTCTGCCCTTCTACAGTAGATGTAAAGGTTGCGTATATCCTACCCTCTCCATACCACACTTGTGGGAATGCActgggtggtggtggtggtggttgttGTTATATGATGGATTCATAGTGCTAGTTACCCTCttcacttttcttttatttgggaaACATCTAGTTATTTTGGTAATGCACGTATTTGGTGGATTTGCATGTCTAAGCCTCCACACAAAATCCTCAACATAGAGAAAGCTACAAGCAAATAAAAACAAAAGTACAACAACACAAAGTAGGGTCTAGGGTGGGTAAtgagtacgcagaccttacccctacctcgatGGGCATAGaagctatttccgatagaccctcggctcaggaagacagaaataaaataagaaaagacaATTCATTAGTAACTTTAACAGAAACCGTAGAAATAGTAAGAGAAGcataaaaatcaaaagataaatgacatgcaataacagtaaccagtATCTAAGGCCCGAGGCTAAGATAAACAGAAAGGATAGTGTGGACTCAACATAAACCGCAAGCCATCTAAGATCAACCCTATCCAACCCCGCCGCACCCCGGATATGAAGTAGGGAAAGCTTTACTACCACCtagcctacaaccttaatgcttgACCTCCAGACCTTCCTATAAAAACAAAAGTACAGTTCGGGGAATACAGTGGCAGTTTCTGTAGCATAAAATTTGCCATCCACTGGTTCTTCTGGTACTTAGATTCTCATTTCTCCGCAAGGATCGTACAAAATGACATGTCATTTCTCTGTTAGAAGAATTAACAGAGGTCAAGAAACCTTCTGGTGTCTCACTACCAGATATTTGCAGATGGACTATGGCAAAGCAAAAAATAGAGGGAGATAATGTATAAAGAGAGCTTGTGGAGTTCCAATTGAAATCTGATTTTGTCATCTGTtaaagaaaataccaaaataagtCATTGGCTTTCTACATGCCCATGAACAAACTCGGTGCAAGGATAGTAAAAAGAAATGTCATATGTTGAAATCTGAGTCTTAATATCGATGTACACCTTAATTATTTCATCTAGTCGAGTACATACATTCCCCACCAACATAGATATTTAGTAACTTTATTGGCAGAGTTACTCGGTATGTACTACTGAAATTTGGCTCACTTGATTGTGTGTGACCATTTGGAGGCCTTTGTTTCTAACTTGCAAAGCACAACCATTATTCTCTCATGACAGACACTTGAACTTTAGCCATGCGTGGACGTTTCTAGTACTACAACAATAAATCTagtaaaatctcacaagtgaAGTCTAAAGAAGTGCAAGGAGACCTTATCCCGGTAGAGGTTGTTTCTAGAAGAAACTCTGCAAATTCAATAGCAGAGTTGGCTCATGGAATGCAAGTGATTATAGAACTCAGTGCTTAGAACTTAGTGGCAAAACCAAGACCTCTACAGATAAAAATCTTTTTTTATCAAAAAGGTCAACCCTGtctataaaaacataacaaaagCAAAGACTTTAACATCTCAATCCATGATTTTCCATTATCCTCAAACTTTACCCAAGAAACTTGGAACAATATTTCTAAAACcacataaaaaaataataagatataaaaataaaaaagaacaagaaaaaagtGAAACAAAAGCCAACAAGCTAGAGTAAGCACAACCACTCAAGGCGTGAAACACGATTATATTCCAATTAAGCTTGTGGCTTTTCCCACTTGAGAGGCTTGACTACTTCCCATGTGAAGTCAGGATCATCTCTGCCAAAATGTCCATAAGCAGCAGTCTTCAAGAATCGGCCGTTGCCACCCCTCAATAGATCGAGGTTAATGGAGATCATCCCGGGCCTGAAATCAAAGTTCTCCTTGACAATGTTGAGAATTTCCTTATCAGGGATTTTCCCAGTTCCATAAGTGTCGACAAAGACAGACAAAGGTTCAGGCACACCAATGGCGTATGAAACCTGAACAATGCATCTCCTAGCAAGACCATTGGCAACAATGCTCTTTGCTGCTTGCCTCACAATATAGGCTCCACTTCTGTCAACCTTGGTAGGGTCCTTCCCTGAGAAAGCACCACCTCCATGAGCACCCCACCCACCGTAAGTGTCGATGATGATCTTACGGCCAGTGAGACCAGCATCACCATGAGGTCCACCGATGACAAAACGGCCCGAAGGGTTGAGGTGGAAAATGGTCTTCTCATCAAGATACTTCTCAGGGATCACAGGCTTGATGACATGCTCTTTGAGATCACGAGCAATTTCATCATTTGTGACAGTCTCGTCATGTTGAGTGGAGATTAAAACAGTGTGAACGCGTAATGGAACCATCGCACCATTGTCATTGTGGTACTCAACAGTCACTTGGGTTTTGCCATCAGGTCTAAGCCAAGCACAGGTACCGTTCTTGCGAACCTCAGTAAGGCGAGCTCCGAGTTTAGTAGCAAGAACATGGCTAAGGGGCATCAACTCCGGCGTCTCATCAGTGGCATAGCCAAACATGTGACCCTGGTCACCTGCACCAATCTCCTCGGGTCGCTTAGTCAAATGACCATGAACACCTTGAGCAATATCAGGGCTCTGCTGCTCAATGTTGACAAGGACCTTGCAATTGTCAGCATCCAAACCCACATCAGCAGACACAAATCCAATTTCCCGGCAAGTGTCACGTACAATCTTCTCGTAATCAATAGTGGCCTTGGTGGTGATCTCACCAAAGACCATAACCAAGTTGGTCTTGGTGCAAGTCTCGCAAGCAACTTTGCTCTCAGGGTCCTGAGCTAAACAGGCATCAAGCACTGCATCTGAGACTTGGTCACAGAGCTTGTCGGGATGTCCCTCATTGACTGATTCAGATGTGAACAAGAAAGTCTCCATTGCTCTAAATCTGCATTGACAAATTGAATGACATCAGCAACTATGGCAAAAGACCATGGAAGTACTCTATATGTGAATGAAGAGACAGACATTAAAGTAAGATTAGCAAAGAACAATATGAGGGTGCTTCAACAATGTAACCTTTATGGTTTGAGACAAATTACTCAATTTTACATCTTATGAGTACTTTAGCATGCACAGATAAAGGTGTATCaataaaaagcaaaagaaaagagtaGTCTTTCTAAAAAACCCAACATATAACCCGTTAATACTCATGCAGCTACTCTTGAACTCAAGTTATATAGCATCTCAAGCAATATATGTATATAGAAGATCAAAAATTACGTCGAAATCAGTATACATATATCTAAAAAGCTACAAAAAAATGCTGTCTTCTGACACACAACACATACGTCTTCGTTCTTAATTGGCCTAAAATATTAACAATACAGATTTCACATTAGCACCACTAAATTGgcagaaaatggaggaaaattgCAGATATAGAAAACAAACCAAAACCCACTAAGAATGATATAATTCAGATCTACTTTTTTTAAATGAACTGGGTCGAGTTAAAAAATGTAAACTTGAAGCCATAACTAGTAGACATCCTATAAAACTAGAGCAACACAGTGAAATTAGCATGGCTTTTACATAAGAAATGACACAAAGAGATGAAAAGATTGAGCTAAAGCAGCATATTGAGACATCAAAATCGCATCTTTAACTCAAACTGTCACAAAACGGTAGCTATAATTGAGATCTACTTTCACAAAAAAGAACTTGGGCGAATTTTAAAAAATGCAATCTTGAATCCATAATTAGCAGACATTCTCATAAAATTAGAGCACACACATAAAAATTAGCATGGCCTTTGCATAAAAATGAAACACACGTGTGGAAAATTTGAGCTAAAACAGCACTGTTTTGTCATCAAAATTACATCTTTGACTTAAATTCAACACATACAAAGTCAGATCTACTGAAAACAACTACAATACTTGAACAATACCAAGACAGATCCAGTATTTACAATTTACGGTTTGAAATTTCAGCTcctttaaattattatattttaatttaataatttatacatattaaagaatttcttaagaaaaatacaaaatcacTAAGTTTGCCGAACGGAaccaacaaattcacaataaatgATACATATAtacagagaaagagagagattgACCTTAGGTGGGGCAGTAGAAAGTAGTGTAAGGGCGAGGAGGAAGTGAAATGGAGGAGGAGATTATATAGGAAGAATTGAGTGTGTCCCTTTTCTCATAATTAGGGCTAGATtcattttgggattttttttGGTAGGTGAGGGAATTTAATCAACGGCTTAGGATTAATCTAAGTTATCGAGAGAACCGTTGGATGAGCCAGTTGAGTATTAAGGAATTTAGCATATAAGGCCGTCGGTGGATCTGATAGAACCGACGCGGCTTTGTCCCACCGCACCACTAACTCCGGTTCGGTCCACTCGTTTTCTTctttatataatatatttatttatataatatattcCTATTCCTATTCCTATTTTTGGAAGATAGCATGTAAATAATGTTCGCTCTATTCATTTTTTGTTGtccactatattaaaaatatagcTTCACTTTGCTCGTTCATTTTAACAAATCAAgagaaagataattttttttattgttttaccCTCatcattaattatttatttataaaattatttatcaAGACTTTTTACAATACTATCATTATTAGGGGTTATATCTTAAAATATATACTATAATTACTTATTTATTAAGGGACGTGAAAAATTTAAAGTGGATAAGTAGGGAGTAATTTAAGAAGAAAATGAGGAATTAGAGAGGGGAAAAAAAGCATtcgtcaaaataaaaaaaatcatttaaatgaaactcttttcttttttctttgtgtgATGAAGTAGGGGAATAGATGAATTATTATGattacaaaatattaatttatatCAATCTCATCAACAAAAATAAGAGCAAGTTGCTTTTGGTCAGTCCGGTAAGAATCTTAGTAGATATAAacacataattttaaaaatataatgagtttaaTGTTAAAAATCTAATAATTAAGTTGAGctcataaaatttaaatcatgCATCCGCGCTTATGATTGGGAAATATGATGTGAATATTCTTTATGTTTACGTCTGCAGTCTCTTTCTCGTAGACGTTCATTATTCAACTTAACGTTAAATTAAACCAAATATTAAGAAGATTATACTTTAATCCCACAGAAAAGAAAAGGACAATTACCAAGTTACATTTTAAATTGCTCATGTAATAAACTTATAATATTTCTGCTGAAGAATACCGCCGTGCACACGAGGACACAACCATATGTTCCTTTTTAATTTCGAAA contains:
- the LOC107763533 gene encoding pentatricopeptide repeat-containing protein At3g06430, chloroplastic-like, producing MTIDKKMTTNSFSLSSSSSLFSSALLPPAGGNLRRLFHFRQPLTITAAGATSFSVAFPKKKHWKQGEYPGFTEQTGSHNKKRTPIKNIKKKLDRKNNATAWVNTVTEALSDHIDKKQWLQALQVFKMLKEQPFYQLKESTYMKLLVLLGKCGQPGQAQQLFDTMIEEGLEPTTEFYTALVGAYCRSNIIDKAFTILHRMIELPHCQPDVYTYSILIKACVDASRFDLVESLYEQMAERSVVPNTVTQNIVLSGYGRAGKYEEMEKVLSGMLESMSSRPDIWTMNTILSLFGNKGQIEMMEKWYEKFRSFGIDPETRTFNILIGAYGKKRMYDKMSSVMEYMRKLSFPWTTSTYNNVIEAFSDIGDAKHMEYTFDQMRTEGVRADTKTFCCLIRGYANADLFPKVINTVQLAGKLEIPENTSFFNSVIYACAKAEDLVEMERVFKRMKDKQCRPDDTTYSVMVDAYRKEGMTDKIYDLEQEKQMMSASKFNDSVSGDEKQELMPT
- the LOC107763541 gene encoding S-adenosylmethionine synthase 2, with translation METFLFTSESVNEGHPDKLCDQVSDAVLDACLAQDPESKVACETCTKTNLVMVFGEITTKATIDYEKIVRDTCREIGFVSADVGLDADNCKVLVNIEQQSPDIAQGVHGHLTKRPEEIGAGDQGHMFGYATDETPELMPLSHVLATKLGARLTEVRKNGTCAWLRPDGKTQVTVEYHNDNGAMVPLRVHTVLISTQHDETVTNDEIARDLKEHVIKPVIPEKYLDEKTIFHLNPSGRFVIGGPHGDAGLTGRKIIIDTYGGWGAHGGGAFSGKDPTKVDRSGAYIVRQAAKSIVANGLARRCIVQVSYAIGVPEPLSVFVDTYGTGKIPDKEILNIVKENFDFRPGMISINLDLLRGGNGRFLKTAAYGHFGRDDPDFTWEVVKPLKWEKPQA